Part of the Panicum virgatum strain AP13 chromosome 4N, P.virgatum_v5, whole genome shotgun sequence genome is shown below.
CGGTGGGGCCGGCGCTGCACTACCCCAACCCGCCCAACCCCGACAAGGTGCTCTACATCAACAAGAAGGAGGCGCCCCTGCTCAAGGTGGAGCGTGGTGTGCCGGCCACCTTCTCCATCGAGGCCGGGCACGACGTGCCGTTGTACATCACGTCTGACCCTGTCGGCGGCAACGCCACGTCCAGGAACACGCCCGAGGTCATCTACGCCGGCGGACCGAAGGCGGAGGACGTGCGGGCAACACCGACGGAGCTCGTCTGGTTGCCCGACCGGAACACGCCGGACCTGGTGTACTACCAATCCTTGTATGATCAGAAAATGGGCTGGAAAATCCAGGTGGTTGATGGAGGACTCAGCGACATGTACAACAACAGTGTGCTACTGGACGATCAGCAGGTGACATTCTTCTGGACTCTCTCTGGTGACTCCATTAACATTGCTGCCCGAGGTGAGAAGAAGAGTGGCTACCTTGCGATCGGCTTCGGTAGCGCAATGGTGAACAGCTATGCTTATGTCGGGTGGGTCGATGGCAATGGCAAGGGGCATGTTAAATCTTACTGGATCGACGGGAAGGACGGGATGAGTGTGCACGAAACACACGAGAATGTTACACACAAGAGATGCCGATTGGAAAATGGCGCCATCATATTTGAGTTCACTCGTCCCTTAACACCTTCGTGCAGTGGAAGGGTGGAATGCAAGAACTTGATCGACCCGACCACTCCTCTGAAGGTCATTTGGGCAATGGGTGCTCAGTGGTCATCGGGCCCCCTGAGTTTGAAGAACATGCACTCGGACACAAGCAATCGTCCTATCAGGATTCTTCTGTTGAGCGGTTTGGCTGAGGCAGTGGAGGATCTGCGTCCAGTGCTTGCTGTTCATGGGTTTATGATGTTTGTGGCATGGGCTATTTTGTTCCCAGGGGGGATCATGGCTGCGAGATACCTGAAACATCTGAAAGGCGATCTCTGGTTCCAGGCCCACATCTATCTGCAGTATTCAGGCATAGCAGTAATGCTCTTGGGCGTTCTGTTTGCAGTTGCTGAGCTCCGAGGTTTCTCTTTCAAATCCAGACATGCTAGAATTGGTGCAGTAGCGTTTACATTCGCGTGTGCGCAGCCAATAAATGCGTATCTTAGACCGCATAAAACGGAGAATAGAGAATCATCATCAAGAAATAGGATCGCTTGGGAGTATTTGCATCCTTTTACCGGGAGGTCTGCTGCCATCGCTGGTATCGTGGCTCTCTTTACCGGCTTACAGCATCTTGGGCACAGGTATGGCAGTAAGAACATCAAGGGGCTTACATGTGGGCTAATCTTATGGTTTTTAAGCATTGCGTTGGTAACGGCTTATTTCGAGTACTTGGCAATTAAGCGGAGAAGAGATGGTGCTGATGGCCTTTCAGGAAAATGGGTGCTTGGCAACGCCGAGGAAGATGATACAGTTGATCTTTTGCAATCAGACAGGGTAGTCAGTAAAATGGAGTCTAATTCATCATCTGGGCCGATGGAAGTACAGCTTGAGCCACTTAAAGGATGAGATACTCTTTTCAGTATACATGTCGATAAAAAAAAAGGATTTTAGTTCAAATTCTTTATAGGTAGAACAAGCAGCTGATATACGTCTCAGTATAAAAGAGGGTTCAGttcatattattttttatataaggaAATGGTGAGGTTCCCATCTTTGACTTCTTGAGAGGTATTTACCACATGGTGTAGAATAGAtttttcttgtcttttggagctTATTAGGCCCTCTTGTCTTTAATCTCCTAACTTCTTAGCGACCATGTATGTATATCTGTACAATTTTGATATAGTTGAGACTGAAAGAGGatacaattatttttgaaagatcCTGAGAATTTTGTGAACCATTTCTGTAGATTGATTTTCTGACATCTTTTAGATGATATTGTGATTTGTCTGTTACTTGGAACTAAAAATAACCATCCAATGGAATTGCAGCGCCCGTCCTGTAGTGGAACTTGTGACCCACAATTTATCTGTGGCTACAGTTCTCTGTTGTGCtatttttcacatttttaaTCATAAGGTTCATGGCAATATACGCCAACCTGATGCTTTGGTGCATTTTTGCTTCCTGTTCAAATTGGCCAAATGTTAGGCTGATGATACTATACCTATTTAGTGATTCTGTGATATGTCATCCCAAATACCAGAAATGCATTTACATCCATACTCGTACTCATCCTTATCAGCCAAACACGGATTTCCCTTTTGCTGCCCTGACAACCAGGTCTGTTTGAAAGTGGTTGTCCACTAATCTTGCAATTCCACTAACGTGCTGCAGGTTGTTGACCCTGAAGATCGTCCACTACAACGATGAGTTGGCTCCAATCTTCTTCAAGGAAAACAGAGCAGGTACGCTACTTACTATTCTCCCTTTAGCTGTTACCCTCGTATTATATCGTGTTCAGTGATATCGACGTCAACCTGCATGTTAGGTCCATATTGTTTCAGTTAGGTGTTGGCACTTGGTCAGATCTGGATCCCTTGTTGGTTGGCTTGCCACCTTGTTAAGAAACCAGGGTTAGGTGATGTCTGGTGAAGGGGCAAAATCAGCAGCACGTTACATGAGTCCCTTTGTCCTTTGCCGTGAAGGGTCTCTGGTCTTGTCTTTGTCATGAAGCCTAGTGGCCAACATGTTGCAGTTACACAAGTcaagcggtttttttattttttatttttgttttttacaaaaatattttttcgttttcgaaatttacaggaatatacctcGGCCGCCCCGCTACCGGGTGGCCgggacctggtcgccccgctgcggggcggcaggggcttttgtgcaaaaacttttatgaaaatatttgcgcgcaggtccctgggggccggtcacccggcagcggggcggccggccctggccgcccggctgcagggCAACCAACTCTCACActcttatataagggttggctggtccccccacccctcatttgcatcagtAAAATTctagaaaccaagaaaaaagagggagagaggcgaagccctgccggattttcgagccggcgactgcaggtaaccaaaattcttctacgctttacaaatagattatgttgtaattatttttgttgaaacagtagattagcaatcaatttaatatcatgattgtgtgtccagatatgtcgagcaagcttcgttttcaagttcattatggtgactactatatttctcatgatgcgtatgaagtagatctatcagcttttgaacgaagagagtgcggaatagataaacccttagagaggagttttggttccatacgcaaatggcttcacgagatattcaatgtgaatccaaagactcatttcctaaccgttcagactgtgacgaattggggaactgaaggggatttctgggagttgatgcaTATAACAAACACCGAATaatggcggacttacatgcaagcagctcttgaccgcgggtggcctcttgcaatgataattcagattcaccagaaggcagtccatttcggtgaagggtcaacaagtacatcatctcatatgaaccaagcagtggaacaagaaaatgaagatcagaacatgcatgtcacagaacctgagccgcaaggtatagctgatcaggtaggagaaaaagaagatcagaacgtgcatgccattcaacctgagccgcaaggtttacctgatgagggggagcggatacctggaatagtggaagctgtacagaatgaagaccaagagactcgaatgatggaagaatgtggggactcatcagacgatgaggactacccgttgctaggtgaatggcgagacaagggttttggaaatccagtgatacaggatattaggagtaatgagtacgaatacagagagaatgaggttatgcagggggcaaagtatcctagcattgaagctgtgaaagatgctgTGAATCTTTGGACTATGtcgttgaggaaggaattcagagttgtgaagtctagcagcaaataatatgaggtgaagtgtgtcaatggcgattgtacatggcgagtacatgcctacaagtGCAAGTACAAGATacactgggagtgttcaattgttacatcatatacatgtagattaactgctgttgcgcaaaatcaccgtaacatcacatccactttcgtggccaagaagatgtatgggatgattctggacaaaattgattatgagccaaaattgatgattagggacatcgacgagcgttttcaatacaaaatcagctatgcaaaggcttggcgggcaaaacaaaaggtgtttgcGATGAGAttcggcacatatgaggcatcatatgataatctgcctcacatgctgtcagcaattgtgcagagaaatcctggaagcgcgacttatacctacattgtaccgagtttatatgggggacctgggtttctgcttcgtgctttcttctgccttggtgcatgtgtgagggcatttatgtattgtcttcatgttctatgtattgacggcacattcttgacaggaagatataaagggacaatactgacagcgattggagttaattgcaacaagcaggtggttcccatcgcctttgtttttgttgagaatgagaacacagagagctggtactagttccttgaacgtgtgaagtTTCACGTTGTTACTggaaggcctgatgtttgcctcatcagtgacagacatgcaggtcttctagcagcaaaaaggcaactacatgaaggaagtcgaggacaacctcttctatggccagatgttgtgagtaggtggtgcataaggcatatgggtacaaacttttatgagcgcttcaagaataaggaacttatgaatttgttcaagaggttgtgcactcagaatcagcagcggaagtttgatgcattgtggcaggtgctagataacatgtgcgccgagctgctaaaggaacatgcctcaacctccagccggagacattccggcggcggacctttcacacagtggattaaggatgcacctaaggagaagtggtcaattctatacgacactagaggtcgtcgatatgggatcgagacaaccaaccacgcagagtgttacaatatggtaatgcgtcatgttcgtggatttcctcttgttggcatagttgagttcatcatgtacggatgcacaaggtacttcagagagcggtaccaggcagctgctgtcttacttaatgatccaggagtgattttttgtaatagggtcactaactacatgaaagaaaatattgaaaaggctcaatatcacagagtggtctccatgggcacaaaggatcaaaggtttgaggtttcatgcaaggacaggacagggcagggtgtacgcagacaaagggtcgttcaggattgcttgataacgccggaaggcaaggttttttgcagatgcaagaagccacagcttcttcacttaccatgctcccatgtcattgcggcatgttcagaatctgggttggatccaggggtttttgtttcagaatattacagaaaagaaactgctgtgcacacttggggccatgagatatatggcataggcagtctgtgatcattcactacaccaaatatctctccaatgtacattcccaatccagatgctaggagaggggtaggtcgacgacagacacttcgtatccgtaacggaatggatgagtctgaggcaggaaagaagaaaaaacgatgcaacctgtgtggagcagatggtcacacttacaagaagtgccctaaaatgcaagaagataatgctggtACTGAGATTGAACCTTCTGAAAATCCCATcgatggattgcctccggattttggagcccgttgcgtctagatttcgttatgtgtgcatatgtatttgaaccagatgtatggatatgtattcctacctgtatgtgataattacatttcattatgtatggatatgtatttgcaccagattgtagcatgtaatattacgaaggtatttgtgtagtaagatttcttggttgcagttctaaatgtgtagattggttcaattagattgctcactgaatgtagtgtactgaaaatagaaggatagttacgaatcataaattttcggtttgcaaTACAGTTTCGTAAAtaatgctacgattacaaagtagaggcctaaggcgttcgtactactaggtacttgaacaatgaaaaacatggcatgtgcaacacaataacctcgtgttgtgagtaaatctaacatgccttaggaaatATAAAATGACGGGATTACATGGTgatgctttactgagtgcaccggggatattttcccttcctaatagcttcagaccctgcttccttagcacggccggccctctctcgcttcctctcccaatcagcttcacgttcctctgccttctgacgttccacttctgcaatccttTTCTGAATCTCTTTCTagtttttcttgcgcttctcctccatctgttcttcatgcagcattcgttgccatctttgtgcagcccaccttgcttgacgctccacgtggtccttatcctgctgagattgctcggtgtctaaccactgcacgaaatcacatagaggcggtggagtctttccccaaatcattttagaagtcattactagatctgaaagtgacaaactctgatagtgttttgtagtacctttgctcggtccttgccgtaatgcttgggcgggtcgtactcgtaattctcgcacatgaagaacctcttcccaaagtcgtcccccaaaacccttgatttcattagtttgcacaaggatccgcaaaaacacataggcaccaggactccttgggggactgtttccgtcaccttactccatggaatgtaggtggatcctg
Proteins encoded:
- the LOC120671368 gene encoding cytochrome b561, DM13 and DOMON domain-containing protein At5g54830-like, coding for MAPAALHLLAILCLASTRIAGAAAECGVNTSLAGYHADLRMSQHQLRGRVEVLDGCSFRVAALDLLPGSASARWWRADGTDLDALARGEPAAADPLDRTFRFESLVFRLLPGVSWPRVPILAAYDPLTSSLFGFVRLSGANASSDPSSSAASAAPTMLDSCAQLSPRFRLRWTLHEANNSVDIGLEAAVGSEYYMAFGWAQPGVAKPSVIGADLVVAGFTEDGRPFADDYYVTKNSECLLRGDGSAEGVCPDTIYGRNDSAGLVNDTRLVYGHRRDGVSFVRFSRPLVSQDSKHDVAVNATRNMTVVWAIGLLRPPDSLRPYYLPLVSHGASAGTAFAFAKLNLSEAGSGCVGPLDADDKEDQARITSERKTPLIVTVGPALHYPNPPNPDKVLYINKKEAPLLKVERGVPATFSIEAGHDVPLYITSDPVGGNATSRNTPEVIYAGGPKAEDVRATPTELVWLPDRNTPDLVYYQSLYDQKMGWKIQVVDGGLSDMYNNSVLLDDQQVTFFWTLSGDSINIAARGEKKSGYLAIGFGSAMVNSYAYVGWVDGNGKGHVKSYWIDGKDGMSVHETHENVTHKRCRLENGAIIFEFTRPLTPSCSGRVECKNLIDPTTPLKVIWAMGAQWSSGPLSLKNMHSDTSNRPIRILLLSGLAEAVEDLRPVLAVHGFMMFVAWAILFPGGIMAARYLKHLKGDLWFQAHIYLQYSGIAVMLLGVLFAVAELRGFSFKSRHARIGAVAFTFACAQPINAYLRPHKTENRESSSRNRIAWEYLHPFTGRSAAIAGIVALFTGLQHLGHRYGSKNIKGLTCGLILWFLSIALVTAYFEYLAIKRRRDGADGLSGKWVLGNAEEDDTVDLLQSDRVVSKMESNSSSGPMEVQLEPLKG